A genomic segment from Conger conger chromosome 2, fConCon1.1, whole genome shotgun sequence encodes:
- the LOC133121438 gene encoding deleted in malignant brain tumors 1 protein-like translates to MHVMFCRGSESSLKQCESLGWGKHSCNHGKDVGVICSETPQAVLTVSPHGRIYRGQAVSLSCEVTVPSAGWEYYWYKGDGSSGTALIASTAEGSYTLSAAALAHTGEYSCRAGRSNPVWYTEYSHPVHIQVTGRVMCGLGAAPLLLATIVLCVKWYRRPGPSNEPAVRYTGGNVEIAI, encoded by the exons atgcATGTTATGTTCTGCAgaggatcagaatcctcactgaagcagtgtgagtCACTAGGATGGGGTAAACATTCCTGTAATCATGGGAAGGATgttggagtgatctgctcag AGACACCCCAGGCTGTCTTGACGGTCTCTCCACATGGGCGGATATATAGAGGACAAGCTGTCAGCCTCtcttgtgaggtcacagtgccctctgctggctgggaatATTACTGGTACAAAGGAGATGGATCAAGTGGCACTGCCCTCATTGCcagtacagctgaaggctcgtacaccctcagtgctgcagctcttgcacacaccggggagtacagctgcagagcagggaggagcaacccagtctggtacacagagtacagtcaccctgtccacatacaggtaacag GCAGAGTGATGTGTGGTCTGggtgctgctcctctcctgctggccaccattgtactgtgtgtgaaatggtacAGGAGACCAG GGCCGTCTAATGAACCAGCTGTCCGCTACACTGGAGGGAATGTGGAAATTGccatataa